A window of the Zerene cesonia ecotype Mississippi chromosome 24, Zerene_cesonia_1.1, whole genome shotgun sequence genome harbors these coding sequences:
- the LOC119836469 gene encoding ATP-dependent zinc metalloprotease YME1L-like, with product MAHLEEARDKVLMGPARRARLPDDEANAITACHEGGHALVAFYTKDAHPLHKVTIIPRGPSLGHTAYLPAKERYHVTKQQLLAMMDTMMGGRAAEELVYGPDKITSGES from the exons ATGGCGCACCTGGAGGAGGCGCGCGACAAGGTGCTGATGGGGCCGGCGCGCCGCGCGCGGCTGCCGGACGACGAGGCCAACGCCATCACCGCCTGCCACGAGGGCGGCCACGCGCTCGTCGCCTTCTACACCAAG GACGCGCACCCGCTGCACAAGGTGACCATCATCCCGCGCGGGCCCTCGCTCGGCCACACCGCCTACCTGCCCGCCAAGGAGAG ATATCACGTAACAAAGCAGCAGCTGCTCGCCATGATGGACACCATGATGGGGGGCCGCGCCGCCGAGGAGCTCGTGTATGGGCCCGATAAGATCACCTCTGGTGAGTCTTGA